Part of the Arthrobacter sp. MMS18-M83 genome is shown below.
AACATCGTTGTGTCCTTCCGTGCGTCGCTCGGACCACGGTGTCCAAGTGTGCAACAGCCTAGTCTTCAAATATTTCGCGGATTCGACACGAAGTTTCAGATTTGTATCCGGAATCTATCCCGGACGACCAAGGGTCCGTGCGTGCCGGTGGCACGATCAACCGGCTTCGGAAGGGACGTCCACCCGGCTGCCCCTCGGGTTGCGCGAAGGTCACAAGACTCGCCGGGTCATGCCGCGCCGCAACAACCCAGCCATGAATAGCCAGAAGAATCCTCGCTGTTTGTCATTCTGATGGTCGATCATCGCTGGGCGGGGTCCTCCGCGCAACCAGGGCGCTTTGCGCCGGCCTCAATCCAAAACTTCGCTCGGCGCTCCGCTTATTTCCTCGCGAACTTTTGGAGCGTTGCCGGTTCCCCAAGTTGCACTCCGGCCCCTCATGCCCAGCAGTGAATCCTCTATCAGAACGACGCCGAAAACTAACGCCCACGGCCAACGCCGCCTCTGAGGGAGAAAGATCATGGAAACGCTCACCATCAAAACCCCTGCCGATGTCCTCAGTTTCATCGGCCACACCCTGGGCTTCTGGCCGCAGGAAAGTCTCGTGTGCATCACCCTGGACACCAACCACATCGGCGTGACCCTCCGCGTAGATCTCCCCAAGCACGACGGCGGCGAACGCGCCTATGCCCGAACAGTCGCCGGATATCTCGCCAACGACACGAATGCCACCAGTGCTTTGTTTGCCGTCTACACCTCGGCCGCTCCAACAGGCGGCCAGGACAAACCATACGCAGCAGTCATCGCTGCCCTGACCGGGGCGCTCGCCGAGCGACACATCACCATCCGGGACGGCCTCCTCGTCGGAGACGAGACCGTTTCACCGTACGACGACGATCCACGCCTTGATCGTGCCCTACCCCTGTCGATGGTCGACTCCAGCGAAATCAACGCCGAGCTCGTGTACCGCGGAAGTGCGGTCGCACGAACCGGCCGGATCACTTTGCCGCCGTCAAACAAGGAGTCGGCGTTTCATGCCGTCGAGGATCGCGTCAAATCAATCGGGCAGTGCCATGACCACAGCGCGATCGAAAAGGCGCGAACGCTCTGGGCCGGGATCCTCGAGGCCAAAACCTACCCGACCGACGATCAGACCATCGCTTTGATCGCAAACTTCCAGTTTGCAGCCATCCGCGACCAGCTCATGGCGGACATCCCAGGCGTCGACGGCCCCATGGAACAAATCCTTCTAGCCCAAACTCCCGGCAAGCCGCAATGGACCCGCGTCGAATGGGCCCAGCAAATACTCCTCCACGCCTACACGCACAAAAGCACCCACCACTCAGCCCCACTCCTCACAGCCATCGGGTACATCAACTGGTGGGAAGGCCGCGGCAGCAAAGCCCACCAGTACATGCAACTCGCCCTGGAAGCCGACCCCGGCTACCGCCTAGCCAAACTCAGCGACCAACTCCTCAGCTACGGAATGCTAGCCGGCTGGAACAGGGACTAGAACACTGCGTATCGGACCCGAGGGCTTGGGACTTCGGATTGACCAGCGTCCGTTATCGGCGTCAACAGAGTTGCGCTGGACCAGTCATCTGGGTTATGTCAGGCCAGCACGCTGTGGAATCCGGAGCACACTTTCCAACGACCGGAGGGCTCGACCGGTTCCGCGGTAGATGCGATTGTGCGATCGTCTGAATCCACCGTGAGACGCTTCGTTGAAAATGATCCCTACTTCAGCGCCCAGATGTTCACCGACTTGGGCCGGAGTTAGGTGAGCAATCGAGGTATCGGCTGTGCAATGCTGTGGCCGATCGTATTCCGTGTCATCGCGAACGACCTGCCGGCAACGCCGAATACAAACCCGCCATCGCGGTGGAGCGTCCGTTCGCCATTTTTGGTGTAACAACGAGGAACCTCACCGCACGCCCAACAGAGGCCTCCTCCACATTGATACCAAACT
Proteins encoded:
- a CDS encoding DUF4192 family protein; translation: METLTIKTPADVLSFIGHTLGFWPQESLVCITLDTNHIGVTLRVDLPKHDGGERAYARTVAGYLANDTNATSALFAVYTSAAPTGGQDKPYAAVIAALTGALAERHITIRDGLLVGDETVSPYDDDPRLDRALPLSMVDSSEINAELVYRGSAVARTGRITLPPSNKESAFHAVEDRVKSIGQCHDHSAIEKARTLWAGILEAKTYPTDDQTIALIANFQFAAIRDQLMADIPGVDGPMEQILLAQTPGKPQWTRVEWAQQILLHAYTHKSTHHSAPLLTAIGYINWWEGRGSKAHQYMQLALEADPGYRLAKLSDQLLSYGMLAGWNRD